One window from the genome of Arcobacter sp. CECT 8986 encodes:
- a CDS encoding fumarate hydratase C-terminal domain-containing protein, translating to KVLAFEEMGMEAIYEFEVKDMPVTVAVDTEGTSIHTTGPAQWNRLEK from the coding sequence AAAGTATTAGCATTTGAAGAGATGGGTATGGAAGCGATTTACGAATTTGAAGTAAAAGATATGCCTGTTACAGTTGCTGTGGATACTGAAGGTACTTCTATTCACACTACTGGACCAGCACAATGGAATAGATTAGAAAAATAA